In Pseudobacter ginsenosidimutans, the following are encoded in one genomic region:
- a CDS encoding DNA polymerase III subunit, which produces MSFKKVIGQADTKQHLVEMVHQNKLAHALLFLGKEGSGALPMAMAFAQYVVCDKVNRAGTPDPGPSLFGEAEPAMEPVLMNDACGECPSCMKAQQMMHPDIHFSYPVIPRKPGDKPLSTDYITEWREFCGQYPYGNVYDWLQFIGAENKQGNITAYECNDIIRKLNLKSFESGFKILVLWMPEYLGNEGNKLLKLIEEPPPDTLFILVAENEAQILATILSRTQLVKIPALTTNEITEALSSRANLQPDQARQIASIASGNYREALQLMNHAGEDWISLVREWLNAVLKNGPIAQVKWVDEVSKLGREKQKQFLRYFNHLLEQAIRLQAMGPDAVHLPETEKDFASRLNKLSGYAQQEAIIKELDNAAYYIERNANAKMLFHALTIKLYHILATRQTLTVL; this is translated from the coding sequence ATGTCTTTCAAAAAAGTAATTGGTCAGGCTGATACAAAGCAGCACCTGGTAGAAATGGTGCATCAGAACAAGTTGGCTCATGCGCTGCTTTTTCTCGGAAAAGAAGGAAGCGGCGCATTGCCGATGGCAATGGCCTTTGCCCAGTATGTAGTGTGTGATAAAGTGAACAGGGCCGGCACTCCTGATCCCGGACCATCTTTATTTGGAGAAGCGGAACCCGCCATGGAACCCGTTCTTATGAACGATGCCTGCGGCGAATGTCCCTCCTGCATGAAAGCACAGCAAATGATGCACCCGGATATCCATTTCTCCTATCCGGTGATCCCGCGCAAACCGGGCGACAAACCCCTCAGTACAGATTATATCACTGAATGGAGAGAATTCTGTGGTCAGTATCCTTACGGCAATGTGTACGACTGGCTCCAGTTCATCGGCGCAGAAAACAAGCAGGGCAATATCACTGCTTACGAATGCAACGACATCATCCGCAAGCTCAACCTTAAGAGTTTCGAAAGCGGTTTCAAGATACTCGTACTCTGGATGCCGGAGTACCTTGGTAATGAAGGAAACAAACTTCTCAAACTGATAGAAGAGCCGCCCCCGGATACGCTCTTCATCCTCGTGGCAGAGAATGAAGCACAGATCCTGGCCACCATCCTTAGCCGCACCCAGCTGGTGAAGATCCCCGCACTCACCACCAATGAAATTACCGAAGCCCTCAGTTCCCGTGCTAATCTGCAACCAGATCAGGCCCGTCAGATCGCAAGCATTGCTTCGGGTAATTATCGCGAGGCCCTTCAACTGATGAACCATGCCGGGGAAGACTGGATCTCACTCGTACGTGAATGGCTCAATGCCGTTCTGAAGAATGGTCCTATCGCACAGGTGAAATGGGTGGATGAGGTGAGTAAGCTGGGCCGGGAAAAACAAAAACAGTTCCTCAGATATTTCAATCACCTCCTGGAACAGGCCATCCGCCTGCAGGCAATGGGCCCTGACGCCGTTCACCTTCCAGAAACAGAGAAGGATTTTGCCTCCCGCCTCAATAAACTATCGGGCTACGCCCAGCAGGAAGCCATCATTAAAGAGCTGGATAACGCCGCGTATTACATTGAAAGAAATGCTAATGCGAAAATGCTTTTCCATGCGCTCACCATAAAATTATACCATATCCTGGCTACCCGCCAGACCCTGACTGTCTTATAA
- a CDS encoding PSP1 domain-containing protein produces the protein MGCSSCGTGGKVAGCKSNGGCSTGGCNRMNVFDWLVNLPINDEDSACKVIEVAFNNGSRKDYFRNSTVHNLEKGDQVTVEGISGFDVGSVSVTGEIVRLQLKKKGLNEFEPEMKKVLRRSSDKDLEVQAQNKAREKEALIQSRAIAKQLNLAMKVSEVEIQADGRKATFFYIADDRVDFRELIKIYAREFKLKVEMRQIGARQEAAKVGGIGSCGRELCCSTWLSDFKSVNTTAARYQNLSINQSKLSGQCGRLKCCLNYELDTYLDALQSFPENAESIQVAKGYANLIKKDIFKNLMWYMLPDSNKQYPLSIERVRKIKQLNAQGIIPDELEPVDVTTNKPKEVEPEFVDVVGQISLRSLEKAEKKKRHQGKDQKGGQQKGGQQQKPAQQLRQQQPQKPQQGQQGQAQKPQQQQGQRPQQQSQQGQKPQQQQRPQQQGQGQKPQPNKPQQQKPQQGQQGQKPQQTNQQNGQRPQQQQRPQNQQRNNPPRPQQQQGNDGTPPQQPQA, from the coding sequence ATGGGATGTAGTTCATGTGGTACAGGTGGCAAAGTAGCCGGCTGTAAAAGTAACGGAGGATGCAGCACTGGTGGCTGCAACCGTATGAATGTGTTCGACTGGCTTGTCAATCTTCCAATCAACGATGAAGACAGCGCCTGTAAAGTGATAGAAGTCGCTTTCAACAATGGCAGCCGTAAAGATTATTTCAGAAACAGTACTGTTCACAATCTCGAAAAAGGAGACCAGGTTACCGTTGAAGGTATCAGCGGCTTTGACGTGGGCTCTGTAAGCGTGACCGGTGAAATAGTAAGACTGCAGCTGAAAAAGAAAGGGCTCAACGAGTTTGAGCCTGAAATGAAAAAAGTACTCAGACGTTCTTCTGATAAAGACCTTGAGGTGCAGGCGCAGAACAAAGCCCGCGAAAAAGAGGCACTGATCCAGTCGCGCGCCATCGCCAAACAACTGAACCTGGCGATGAAGGTAAGCGAAGTGGAGATCCAGGCAGATGGCCGCAAGGCTACCTTCTTTTATATTGCGGATGACCGCGTTGACTTCCGTGAACTGATCAAGATCTATGCACGCGAGTTCAAACTGAAAGTGGAAATGCGCCAGATCGGCGCCCGCCAGGAAGCCGCCAAAGTAGGTGGAATCGGAAGCTGTGGACGCGAGCTCTGCTGCAGTACCTGGCTCTCTGATTTCAAATCAGTGAACACTACTGCTGCCCGTTACCAGAACCTCAGTATCAACCAGAGCAAACTGAGCGGACAATGCGGCCGCCTCAAATGCTGTCTCAATTACGAACTGGATACCTATCTCGATGCATTGCAATCATTCCCTGAAAATGCAGAGAGCATCCAGGTAGCCAAAGGATACGCCAATCTCATCAAGAAAGATATTTTCAAAAACCTCATGTGGTATATGTTGCCGGATAGCAACAAACAATATCCACTGAGCATCGAACGCGTTCGCAAGATCAAACAACTGAATGCACAGGGTATCATCCCAGATGAACTGGAACCAGTTGATGTTACTACCAACAAACCGAAAGAAGTAGAACCTGAGTTTGTGGATGTGGTTGGACAGATCAGCCTGCGCAGCCTGGAAAAAGCGGAAAAGAAAAAACGCCACCAGGGCAAGGATCAGAAAGGTGGTCAGCAGAAAGGAGGCCAACAACAAAAACCTGCTCAGCAGTTGAGACAACAACAGCCTCAAAAACCGCAGCAGGGACAACAAGGGCAGGCACAAAAACCACAGCAACAGCAAGGTCAGCGTCCTCAGCAGCAATCGCAGCAGGGACAAAAGCCACAGCAGCAACAACGCCCGCAGCAACAAGGGCAAGGTCAAAAGCCGCAACCTAACAAGCCGCAGCAACAGAAACCTCAGCAGGGCCAGCAAGGTCAGAAGCCACAGCAGACCAATCAACAGAATGGTCAGCGTCCTCAGCAACAGCAACGCCCGCAAAACCAGCAGCGCAATAATCCTCCGCGGCCTCAGCAACAGCAGGGCAACGATGGTACGCCACCGCAGCAACCGCAGGCATAA